The nucleotide window TATTATGTGAAGAACCTTATTGGTCTGTCTACCAGGGGGGAATCCTGTGCTTATGTCCTGATCAAAACAGGTAGGACCATGCACAGAAGTAGAATAGCAATGTAAGTACACTACAGTACTACATGACCTTAATAAAGTATGGGACGATCTATGAAACCGGTGCCTTTTCCACTATAAACTTATCAAAAGTAAACTACCCTTCAATTTATCCAGAcatagtccaaaaaaaaaaaaaacgttgaaaTATAATGGATTGAAACTGAAAACTAGCCTTACCGTGAAGTTTTCCAATAACAGTCAAGTTAGTGAGAACATACATGACTTCAATTAGAAATGCCATTTGCTTAGCAATGACTTAAATTTGTAATGAAGAGTTATTCCTGTCCAATGAGTGACCGGGAGGTTGGATTAACCTTGCCCGACCccctcataataataataataataataataaaaagcatGATTTCATTCTGTAGAAATAGGTCTAAGGTCTAAATTTGTCACTTGTGAAAAATGGTCATGTTAAGAACCCTTGAATTATTAGCTTTAGAAAGTTTTTGCCTTATGCACCTCTCAAATGGCACCAGTTTCATAGAATGACCCGCATCATACTGCCTAGACATATACCAGCCCATTCACTTAAGGCTGTtagaaagtatatatacttttttttgatcccgtgagggaaatttggtctctgcatttaacccaatcggtgaattagtgaaacagtgaggtgaagcacacactaatcccggcgcagtgagctgcctgcttcaacggcggcactcggggagcagtgaggggttaagtgccttgctcaagggcacttcaccagcggcccactggtcggggctcgaaccggcaaccctccggctacaagtccagagtgctaaccagtgggccacggctgcccaaaggcaatacaatacaaataaaaacagcaaGACAAACATTGTAAGACAGACCTTTATTTCCTCCTTTGTAATTGGAAACATTAAATAGAACTTTTTCAGGATGACTTGACAGATACAGGGACAATTTTTGTATTCGAATGTGACAACGTACAAACCAAGTGCTTCCTccagaccttttttttttttacacaacttATTGACAGATGCTTGTTTACGAGTGCTCCTCAGCCAACTTCTCTGCCTTCTGTACTACCTCCTCGATTGGGCCCACCATGTAGAACGCCTGCTCGGGCAGGGCATCGTACTCACCTGGGCGACAGATAAACATGTTATCAAttaatggaaaaaaaacaaaaaaaacatagtgaCATTATTGTTCAAAAACAGGGTCAATTTTTAATGAATATTTATTAACCACCATCTCCCTTGAAGAGCAGCACACTTAAAATTCTGGTGCTACACCTTCATGTACCACCAGTGCACTTATTTAAGTTGTAGACATCTGGTTGCAAACGCATAATCCTAGCAAGATTTGTAGATCTGCATTGAATCTAGTAGGTTACCCAACCTACATAAGTGGCATACATTTTTTTCTGCACTTCACCGGGCTAGATAGACCAACTCTATGGAGGGACGTCTCCGCAGACATGTCCAATTTTTATTCGATGCCCAACAGTTCAAGCAATACATAAGTCTGCTTTACTAATCTGCTTGAGTCACTAGCTTCTCCCTAAATTTGTTTACCTTAAGTGAAAAATCTAATAATTGACTTTATACAACCAGTTTTCATAAACTAGATAAAATAGCCACAATGAATCCCATTAAGTAAATCACAACATACAGAATCATAACCCCTGTATCGTAATATGTATAGCGTAGTCCCAGATTCTTGCCAATACACAGTTTTAATATACACAGACCTAACCAGATTGGGCTAGAAGAGGTTTGTATGGCACAAGACCCACCTAGAGAAGCACCTAGACCTCCTTAGGCATTATGAGAATAACCTCCTTCCATTTTTAGCTAAGTGGGATTAGACCTGACCCAAAGGGCCCATACAAAACTGACGTACCTCCAAGGATGGCCTTGAAACCGCTGATTGTCTCCTTCAGGGGCACCAGCTTGCCCATGTGACCAGTGAACACTTCAGCCACCTGGAAGGGCTGTGACAGGAAACGCTGGATCTTACGGGCACGGGCCACAGTCAGCTTGTCTTCCTCAGACAACTCATCCATACCCAAGATGGCAATGATATCCTGAAGGGATTTGTAGTCCTACAACAACCAAAACACCACATGAGTGGCCTTATTTCACCAatcacaccacagacacattaACCACCTCCTTGAACTACTTGGCATCTCTATGTAGAAGTAGATCTTATTCCTCCATCAGCATTAGACACAGCCAGTATAAGATGCCACATCCCACTCATGTGAAACGTTGATCCTGTGGTGGGCAAACTAACCTGCAGGATCTTCTGGACACCACGGGCGATTTCATAGTGCTCAATTCCTACAATGTTGGGGTCCATGATACGGGAGGTGGAGTCCAGGGGGTCCACAGCGGGGTAGATACCCAGCTCAGCAATGGCGCGGGACAATACAGTGGTGGCGTCCAAGTGAGCGAAGGTGGTGGCAGGGGCAGGATCAGTCAAGTCATCAGCGGGCACATAGATggcctgggggggggggttacaagTCAGTGATAAGTCTCTTCAATTGACTTGTCAAGACTTTCAATCACAtgcacattttcaacaaagccAATTAGACCATAACTAGAGCATTTAACCATGAACCTTGATGCTCTGGAGGATTGCTCCATGCTTGAATTGGATGGCCACTATATTCCAGTATAGAGGCACCTATGGATGAAGACAAGACAGCATGGGTGGGGTATGTACTGTACCTGCACAGATGTGATTGAACCCTTCTTGGTGGTGGTGATTCTCTCCTGCATGGTACCCATGTCAGTGGCCAGGGTGGGCTGGTAACCCACAGCAGAGGGGATACGACCCAACAGGGCAGACACCTGGAGAGGAGCAATTACCACAACATTTAACCCACTACAGACCAAGAAaaaaataacttaaaaaaagtGAGCATAGAGCAATGTGCCCATCACTTTTTCCAGATGTACTCCCATCTTAGATActcaaaaaaaatcaataatcaCAAGACAGTCCATCTGTTCATTAAAGAATCTCAAACTTGATGCCATAGCAGTATAGCAAGCTAATTTGGAAAGGCAAGCAAACAGATCAGAGTTTCCACAAACCTCTGAACCAGCCTGGGTGAAACGGAAGATGTTGTCAATGAAGAGCAGGACATCCTGACCTTCCTGGTCACGGAAATATTCGGCTACGGTCAGTCCAGTCAGAGCGACACGGGCACGGGCGCCTGGGGGCTCGTTCATCTGACCGTACACCAGCGCCACctagaggtgaggaggaggaccaCCACAGACAATGAGGCAACAGACAACATGCAAGGTTAAATGGCAACAGGTGGTTCTTAATTTAGAAATGGTGCCCAAGGAGTGACTGGGAGGATTCAGCTGGTTTTATCTAAATCATCTTTGAAGCAAAGTGTATTCATTATCCATTAATACTCTGTAGTCTACTTTTAATGATCTACATTTATAATGATCATGATCTTTAACTTATATTGACCTACATTTATAATGTCACATTCCAGCCACTTCACCTAAGTATATGGACAAGGCTGTCCAGCTATatgaatagacctctgaagttcagctacaaaaaaaagctaccatctttgcccaaaCAAGGAGATCCAGTATCTTGAGATTTTTTCTATGGGAAAAcgttgaattatcgcacctgttaagcggaaatgcagacgttttgctctACACCGTTttatcctctgccttcgagtggatacggTGATCTTCAGTACATGAAGATAGCATACTTTGATCTtcgctaccccagagctaacttacaATAGGTAGTTTGCCTCAATTAACACCAGGATCTCCTTATGTGGGCAAATatggcagctttggttcctttttgtaggtg belongs to Alosa alosa isolate M-15738 ecotype Scorff River chromosome 23, AALO_Geno_1.1, whole genome shotgun sequence and includes:
- the atp5f1b gene encoding ATP synthase subunit beta, mitochondrial, which produces MLGAVGRCCTGALQALKPGVLAGSRSALHASRGYAAPAAAAAIANGRIVAVIGAVVDVQFDEGLPPILNALEVAGRESRLVLEVAQHLGENTVRTIAMDGTEGLVRGQKVLDTGAPIRIPVGPETLGRIMNVIGEPIDERGPISTKHTAPIHAEAPEFTDMSVEQEILVTGIKVVDLLAPYAKGGKIGLFGGAGVGKTVLIMELINNVAKAHGGYSVFAGVGERTREGNDLYHEMIESGVINLKDTTSKVALVYGQMNEPPGARARVALTGLTVAEYFRDQEGQDVLLFIDNIFRFTQAGSEVSALLGRIPSAVGYQPTLATDMGTMQERITTTKKGSITSVQAIYVPADDLTDPAPATTFAHLDATTVLSRAIAELGIYPAVDPLDSTSRIMDPNIVGIEHYEIARGVQKILQDYKSLQDIIAILGMDELSEEDKLTVARARKIQRFLSQPFQVAEVFTGHMGKLVPLKETISGFKAILGGEYDALPEQAFYMVGPIEEVVQKAEKLAEEHS